In a genomic window of Lacrimispora sp. BS-2:
- the uxuA gene encoding mannonate dehydratase, translated as MKMIMRWFPFGDDSVTLGQIRQTPGVSGVATCLPKVPVGQVWSLETIKALKKEINEAGLEMEVIESVNIHEDIKKGLSTRDEYIDAYIKTLEHLSLAGVKCLCYNFMPVMDWARSDLAFQTEDGSYVMAYRHDEVLQMNPEKMAKAMEGKARGYSLPGWEPERLYAMAQDIEFYQSMTREQYWANMKYFLDAVVPYAEKYDIKMAIHPDDPPWPLYGLPKVITNAENIRTFLDLNNSPYNGLTLCTGSLGSDLSNDIPAMMREFGNRKRIHFAHIRNVHHISEKDFDESAHLSSCGDLDMFAIVEALYESGFEGYIRPDHGRMIWGEQARPGYGLYDRAIGANYLLGLWEAIDKTHKNRK; from the coding sequence ATGAAAATGATTATGCGTTGGTTTCCCTTTGGGGATGACAGCGTGACCCTCGGCCAGATCCGCCAGACACCGGGAGTTTCCGGTGTAGCCACCTGCCTGCCCAAGGTACCAGTGGGACAGGTCTGGTCCCTGGAGACCATAAAAGCCCTGAAAAAGGAAATCAATGAGGCAGGTCTTGAGATGGAGGTAATCGAAAGCGTCAATATCCATGAAGACATAAAGAAAGGCCTTTCCACCCGGGATGAGTATATTGATGCTTATATAAAGACACTGGAGCATTTAAGCCTGGCAGGGGTTAAATGCCTCTGCTATAATTTTATGCCTGTAATGGACTGGGCGCGGAGTGATCTTGCCTTTCAGACGGAAGACGGAAGCTATGTTATGGCTTACCGCCACGATGAGGTGCTTCAGATGAATCCGGAAAAAATGGCAAAGGCCATGGAGGGAAAAGCCAGAGGATACTCCCTGCCGGGCTGGGAGCCGGAGCGGCTTTATGCCATGGCCCAGGACATTGAGTTTTACCAGTCCATGACAAGGGAGCAATACTGGGCCAATATGAAGTATTTCCTGGATGCAGTAGTTCCTTATGCGGAGAAGTATGATATTAAAATGGCGATTCATCCAGATGATCCGCCGTGGCCTCTTTACGGGCTTCCAAAGGTCATTACCAATGCGGAAAATATCCGGACGTTTCTTGACTTAAACAACAGTCCCTATAATGGGCTGACCTTATGCACCGGCAGTCTGGGAAGTGATTTAAGCAATGACATTCCAGCCATGATGCGGGAGTTTGGAAACAGGAAGCGGATACATTTTGCCCACATCAGGAATGTTCACCATATTTCGGAAAAGGATTTTGATGAATCGGCTCATCTTTCTTCCTGCGGGGATTTAGACATGTTTGCCATTGTAGAGGCTCTTTATGAGTCCGGCTTTGAGGGATATATACGCCCGGATCACGGACGCATGATCTGGGGAGAACAGGCCCGTCCGGGATATGGCCTGTACGACCGGGCCATTGGGGCAAATTACTTATTAGGTCTTTGGGAAGCCATTGATAAAACCCATAAAAACAGAAAATAG
- a CDS encoding GntR family transcriptional regulator gives MRLTERYPKETGREYALRMLKDNIIHLDLVPGKLLSENELSSEMNLSRTPVREALIELSKVKIVEIYPQKGSAVALIDYKLVEEARFMRNVLECAVVELACKTAGEDAVRELKDNVKLQEFYLENRSPEQLLKLDDEFHRLLFHITGKDQVYQLMDSITIHFDRIRSMSLIAVKDLKTVSDHQAIVEAIAAKEGDLAKELMDKHLSRYKIDEEALRREYPGYFL, from the coding sequence ATGCGGCTGACAGAACGGTATCCCAAAGAGACTGGAAGGGAATATGCACTCAGGATGCTAAAGGATAATATCATACATCTTGATCTGGTTCCGGGAAAGCTGCTGAGCGAAAATGAATTATCCTCAGAAATGAATTTGTCCCGGACCCCGGTGAGAGAAGCCTTGATTGAGCTGTCAAAGGTGAAAATCGTGGAAATTTACCCCCAAAAGGGAAGCGCGGTGGCTTTGATCGATTATAAGCTGGTGGAAGAGGCGCGTTTTATGCGCAATGTTCTGGAATGCGCGGTAGTGGAGCTGGCCTGTAAGACGGCTGGGGAAGATGCGGTCAGGGAGTTAAAAGATAATGTAAAGCTTCAGGAATTTTATCTGGAAAACCGTTCACCTGAGCAGCTTCTTAAGCTGGATGATGAATTTCACCGGCTGCTGTTTCACATAACCGGCAAGGACCAGGTTTATCAGCTTATGGACAGCATCACCATTCATTTTGACAGGATACGCAGCATGTCTCTGATTGCAGTAAAGGATTTAAAGACAGTTTCCGACCACCAGGCCATTGTGGAAGCCATTGCTGCAAAGGAGGGTGATCTGGCAAAAGAACTGATGGATAAGCATTTATCCAGATATAAGATTGATGAGGAAGCCTTGCGAAGAGAATATCCGGGGTATTTCCTGTGA